One genomic segment of Agromyces intestinalis includes these proteins:
- a CDS encoding nuclear transport factor 2 family protein produces MPSRAAEWVAGYIRAWETNDPADIAALFSDDAEYLTAPDATPRRGRDAIVAGWLEDRDESGTWAFDWKILHETLELALIQGRTEYPADRDYLNLWIIRFGDDGRAREFTEWYMPRPHRA; encoded by the coding sequence CCGCGCATGGGAGACGAACGATCCGGCCGACATCGCCGCGCTCTTCAGCGACGATGCCGAGTACCTGACCGCACCCGACGCCACGCCGCGGCGAGGGCGCGATGCGATCGTCGCAGGATGGCTCGAGGATCGCGACGAGTCCGGCACGTGGGCGTTCGACTGGAAGATCCTGCACGAGACGCTCGAGCTCGCGCTCATCCAGGGGCGCACCGAGTATCCGGCCGATCGCGACTATCTGAACCTGTGGATCATCCGGTTCGGCGACGACGGCCGGGCGCGCGAGTTCACCGAGTGGTACATGCCGAGGCCGCACCGGGCCTGA